Proteins from a single region of Streptomyces vinaceus:
- a CDS encoding FAD-binding dehydrogenase, translated as MTYDADVIVIGAGLAGLVATAELVDAGRKVILLDQEPEQSIGGQAHWSFGGLFFVDSPEQRRMRIKDSRELALQDWRGTAGFDREEDAWPRRWAEAYVDFAAGEKRPWLHARGVRFFPVVGWAERGGYDANGHGNSVPRFHITWGTGPGLVAPFEQRVRAGAARGLVQLRFRHRVTGLARTAGALDTVTGEVLEPSDAVRGTASGRGSTGTFSLRAQAVIVTSGGIGGNHDLVRAQWPDRLGTPPQRMLSGVPAHVDGLMLGIAERAGASHINKDRMWHYTEGIGNWDPIWARHGIRILPGPSSVWLDATGKRLPVPLFPGFDTLGTLDHIMKTGHDHTWFVLNQRIIGKEFGLSGSEQNPDLTGKSVRDVIDRARQAVPGPVKAFMDRGADFVVERDLGALVRGMNAVTKEDLLDEETVRREIVARDREIANPFTKDLQVTAIHGARKYLGDRLIRTAAPHRILDPKAGPLIAVRLSILTRKSLGGLETDLSSRVLNGSGEALPGLYAAGEAAGFGGGGVHGYRALEGTFLGGCIFSGRAAGRAAAAAVA; from the coding sequence ATGACGTACGACGCAGACGTGATCGTGATCGGGGCGGGTCTCGCGGGTCTCGTGGCCACCGCCGAGCTCGTCGATGCGGGCCGCAAGGTCATCCTGCTCGACCAGGAGCCGGAGCAGTCGATCGGCGGCCAGGCGCACTGGTCCTTCGGCGGGCTGTTCTTCGTCGACTCGCCCGAGCAGCGGCGGATGCGGATCAAGGACAGCCGCGAGCTCGCCCTCCAGGACTGGCGCGGCACTGCCGGCTTCGACCGCGAGGAGGACGCCTGGCCGCGCCGCTGGGCCGAGGCGTACGTGGACTTCGCGGCGGGCGAGAAGCGCCCCTGGCTGCACGCCCGGGGCGTCCGCTTCTTCCCGGTGGTCGGCTGGGCCGAACGCGGCGGCTACGACGCGAACGGCCACGGCAACTCCGTCCCCCGCTTCCACATCACCTGGGGCACCGGGCCCGGCCTCGTCGCCCCCTTCGAACAGCGGGTCCGCGCCGGCGCGGCCCGCGGGCTGGTCCAGCTCCGCTTCCGCCACCGGGTCACCGGACTCGCCCGTACGGCCGGGGCCCTGGACACCGTCACCGGCGAGGTCCTGGAGCCCTCGGACGCCGTACGGGGCACCGCGAGCGGCCGCGGGAGCACCGGCACCTTCTCCCTCCGGGCCCAGGCCGTGATCGTCACCAGCGGCGGGATCGGCGGCAACCACGACCTCGTGCGCGCCCAGTGGCCCGACCGGCTCGGCACCCCGCCGCAGCGGATGCTCTCCGGGGTCCCGGCCCACGTCGACGGCCTGATGCTCGGCATCGCGGAGCGGGCCGGGGCCAGCCACATCAACAAGGACCGGATGTGGCACTACACCGAGGGCATCGGGAACTGGGACCCGATCTGGGCCCGGCACGGCATCCGCATCCTGCCCGGACCGTCCTCGGTCTGGCTGGACGCCACCGGCAAGCGGCTGCCCGTACCGCTCTTCCCCGGGTTCGACACCCTCGGCACCCTCGACCACATCATGAAGACCGGCCACGACCACACCTGGTTCGTGCTCAACCAGCGCATCATCGGCAAGGAGTTCGGCCTCTCCGGCTCCGAGCAGAACCCGGACCTGACCGGCAAGTCGGTGCGCGACGTCATCGACCGGGCCCGCCAGGCCGTGCCGGGCCCCGTGAAGGCCTTCATGGACCGCGGCGCCGACTTCGTCGTCGAACGCGACCTCGGCGCGCTGGTGCGCGGCATGAACGCCGTCACCAAGGAGGACCTCCTCGACGAGGAGACCGTCCGCCGCGAGATCGTGGCCCGGGACCGGGAGATCGCCAACCCCTTCACCAAGGACCTTCAGGTGACGGCCATCCACGGCGCCCGCAAGTACCTCGGCGACCGGCTGATCCGCACCGCCGCCCCGCACCGCATCCTCGACCCGAAGGCGGGCCCGCTGATCGCCGTACGGCTCTCCATCCTGACCCGCAAGTCCCTGGGCGGCCTGGAGACCGACCTGTCCTCCCGGGTCCTGAACGGATCCGGCGAGGCGCTGCCCGGCCTCTACGCGGCGGGCGAGGCGGCCGGCTTCGGCGGCGGCGGGGTCCACGGCTACCGCGCCCTGGAAGGCACCTTCCTCGGCGGCTGCATCTTCTCGGGCCGCGCGGCGGGCCGCGCCGCGGCCGCGGCGGTGGCCTGA
- a CDS encoding NUDIX hydrolase, translating to MVRVSAADEVLDVVDRDDRVTGRAPRGEVYAGGLLHRCVFVQARDAQGRIFVHRRTASKLVFPSAYDMFVGGVVGAGESYAEAALREAGEELGVAGLAQPVPLFKFLYEGPGGAWWSYVHEVRCELPVRPQESEVAWHAWLSEEELAARVADGEWEWVPDGLEAYRRLRAHRERPVD from the coding sequence ATGGTTCGTGTGAGTGCTGCTGACGAAGTGCTGGACGTGGTGGACCGGGACGACCGGGTGACGGGGCGGGCCCCGCGGGGCGAGGTGTACGCGGGCGGGCTGCTCCACCGGTGCGTGTTCGTCCAGGCCAGGGACGCGCAGGGGCGGATCTTCGTGCACCGGCGGACGGCGTCGAAGCTGGTCTTCCCCTCCGCCTACGACATGTTCGTGGGCGGGGTGGTGGGGGCCGGCGAGAGCTACGCCGAGGCCGCGCTGCGGGAGGCCGGGGAGGAACTGGGCGTGGCGGGGCTGGCGCAGCCGGTGCCGCTGTTCAAGTTCCTGTACGAGGGGCCGGGCGGGGCCTGGTGGTCGTACGTGCACGAAGTGCGCTGCGAGCTGCCGGTGCGGCCGCAGGAGTCGGAGGTGGCCTGGCACGCGTGGCTCTCCGAGGAGGAGCTGGCCGCGCGGGTCGCGGACGGGGAGTGGGAGTGGGTGCCGGACGGGCTGGAGGCGTACCGGCGGCTGCGCGCGCACCGGGAGCGGCCAGTAGATTGA
- a CDS encoding YidH family protein yields the protein MIDFVKDVRLWFAPQRVRDEGETPDYRFSLANERTFLAWIRTALALVGGGFAVDQFLPDLRWGVRVGMSLALLAVGAACALRAVNHWVKCERAMRRGEDLPISRFPVVLSLGVGLVAVAMVLVVLLGWTSGR from the coding sequence GTGATCGACTTCGTCAAGGACGTGCGCCTCTGGTTCGCGCCGCAGCGGGTGCGGGACGAGGGCGAAACCCCCGACTACCGGTTCTCGCTGGCCAACGAGCGGACCTTCCTGGCCTGGATCCGGACCGCCCTCGCCCTGGTGGGCGGCGGATTCGCGGTGGACCAGTTCCTGCCGGACCTGCGCTGGGGGGTGCGGGTCGGGATGTCGCTCGCGCTGCTCGCGGTGGGCGCCGCCTGCGCGCTGCGGGCGGTGAACCACTGGGTGAAGTGCGAGCGGGCGATGCGGCGGGGCGAGGACCTGCCGATCTCGCGGTTCCCGGTGGTGCTGAGCCTGGGGGTGGGACTGGTCGCGGTGGCGATGGTGCTGGTGGTGCTGCTGGGCTGGACGAGCGGACGGTGA
- a CDS encoding MBL fold metallo-hydrolase yields MTAEEPYLVQPAAGVYAYVQPDGGWCLNNAGFVSDGGRTLLIDTAATERRALALREAIAGAGVPLPRTVVNTHHHGDHTYGNAVFAPEALILGHDNARTEQIAAGHQLELIWPATDFGSVEITAPDLTYNDRTTLHLGGTEVRVIHPGVAHTTGDSIVFLPRQGIVFTGDLVFAEGTPFLAMGSLAGSLRALELLRSLDAETVVPGHGPLTDPSAYGATERYLRYVAELAREGRAKGLTPLETAQGADLGEFAAWRESERLVANVHRAYAELAGEPEGAPLNILAVLQDMTVMNGGTPILCHA; encoded by the coding sequence ATGACCGCCGAAGAGCCGTACCTCGTCCAGCCCGCGGCCGGGGTGTACGCCTACGTCCAGCCGGACGGCGGCTGGTGCCTGAACAACGCCGGCTTCGTCAGCGACGGCGGCCGGACCCTGCTCATCGACACCGCCGCCACCGAGCGGCGGGCCCTGGCCCTGCGCGAGGCGATCGCGGGCGCCGGGGTGCCGCTGCCGCGCACGGTGGTCAACACCCACCACCACGGCGACCACACGTACGGCAACGCCGTCTTCGCCCCCGAGGCGCTGATCCTCGGGCACGACAACGCGCGCACCGAGCAGATCGCGGCCGGGCACCAGCTGGAGCTGATCTGGCCCGCCACCGACTTCGGCTCGGTCGAGATCACCGCACCGGACCTCACGTACAACGACCGGACGACCCTCCACCTCGGCGGGACGGAGGTCCGGGTCATCCATCCGGGCGTCGCGCACACCACCGGGGACTCGATCGTGTTCCTGCCGCGCCAGGGGATCGTCTTCACGGGCGACCTGGTCTTCGCCGAGGGCACGCCGTTCCTCGCGATGGGCTCGCTGGCCGGTTCGCTGCGGGCCCTGGAGCTGCTGCGCTCGCTGGACGCGGAGACCGTCGTACCGGGCCACGGCCCGCTGACGGACCCCTCCGCGTACGGGGCCACCGAGCGCTACCTGCGGTACGTGGCCGAACTGGCCCGGGAGGGCAGGGCGAAGGGGCTGACCCCGCTGGAGACGGCGCAAGGGGCCGACCTCGGGGAGTTCGCGGCCTGGCGGGAGAGCGAGCGGCTGGTGGCGAACGTGCACCGGGCGTACGCGGAGCTGGCCGGGGAGCCGGAGGGGGCGCCGCTGAACATACTGGCGGTGCTCCAGGACATGACCGTGATGAACGGCGGGACGCCGATCCTGTGTCACGCGTGA
- a CDS encoding DUF202 domain-containing protein, with product MTASGEAAARDAGLQPERTRLAWRRTTLACSVTAVLALRTALRGSGSPVEVLGAAVIVLVWLAFLGVAHRRVRQLAAARPPALAARSALAAVACTVALSVFAVAVIF from the coding sequence GTGACGGCCTCCGGCGAGGCGGCGGCCCGCGACGCGGGGCTGCAGCCCGAACGGACCCGGCTCGCGTGGCGGCGTACGACGCTGGCCTGCTCGGTGACGGCGGTACTGGCGCTGCGGACGGCGCTGCGCGGGTCGGGCTCGCCCGTGGAGGTGCTCGGGGCCGCGGTGATCGTGCTGGTCTGGCTGGCGTTCCTGGGGGTGGCGCACCGGCGGGTGCGGCAGCTGGCGGCGGCCCGACCGCCGGCACTCGCGGCGCGGTCGGCGCTGGCAGCGGTGGCCTGCACGGTGGCGCTGTCGGTGTTCGCGGTGGCGGTCATCTTCTGA